From Armatimonadota bacterium:
GTTGACGTGGGCGACCGAATACGCGTCGAGCTCGATGCGGTGGACGTCGAGCGGGGGTACATTGACCTCGACAGAGTGGCCTGATCCGCCGGCGGGAAGCCGGGCGATCACGGGCAGGTGATGGGGACGAGAGACTCCCTGACGGCGTCGGGAAGAGCGCAGAGGATCATCTCGACGGCTTCCTGCGGCGAGTCGGTCAGTTGTATGAACTCCGTCTCGTTCTCTCTCAGGGTGCCGGCCTTCACGAGACGGCTGTCCAGGTCCCTCATGCAGCTCCAGAAGTCCGACCCGACGCAGATGAGCGGGAACGGCCCCACCTTGCGGGTCTGGACGAGGGTCGCGGCCTCGAACATCTCGTCCAGCGTTCCGAGCCCTCCCGGCATGATGACGAACGCGCACGAGTACTTCACGAGCATCACTTTGCGCACGAAGAAGTAGTGAAACTGTATGGCCTTGTCAACGTACGGGTTGGGTTCCTGCTCGTCGGGCAGGATGATGTTGCACCCGACGCTGACCCCGTTCGCTTCGCGCGCACCGCGGTTGACGGCCTCCATGAGGCCCGGCCCGCCGCCGGTGACCACCGCGAAACCCGCTCTCGCCAGTTCCGCTCCGATCTCCATCCCCTTCGCGTAGTAAGGATTGTCCTCCCCCAGCCTGGCCGAGCCGAACACCGTGACGGCCGGACCGAGATCGTACAGAGCCTCGAAGCCGCGGATGAACTCCTCGGTGATGGTGTGCAGCCGTGAAGCCTCGTGCTCCAGGGTTCTGGTCCGCATCAGGAAGTCGCGCTCTCGCTTGACCGGGCTGCCGGCCGGAAGCTCATAGGTGGACGAGCCGCCGCCTTCCCAGTAGGCATCCCAGGCACTCTCCCACGCCTTCAGTCGAAGGGACTGAGCCGATGAATCGAGTTCGGGGTTCTCTGGTTGATCCTGCATAACCGACTGTTCTACCCGACGGCTCGGCAATCCTTCGAACCCGGCGATGTCCCGGTAAGCTGAGCGGCGGGGACAAGACAGGATGGGCCGATGTCGGATTGTCGGCAGCCCCGTGTTGTGCTAGACTGTGAGTTGACAGTCGGCTTTGGGGAGGGAAGTAGTGAAGAATCGAGAAAGGATCGGACTCGCGGTTCTGGCGTCCGCCGGCATAGCGGGAATCAAGCTCTTCTACGACTATCTCCGCAAGCACACCTGGGGCAGATTCTGGTGATCCGCCTCGGTGGGCGAAACAGGCACAACCCTCAGCGTACCTGTGCCAAACGGCCCCGGTAGGAGTCAACCATGCGAGCATTGAGAGTACTGATACTGCCGGCCCTTGCGGCGGCCTTGCTTGCGACGGGATGCGCCAACAAGCGCACGGTCGCACTTCCGGGAGGGCATGCCACCGTGACCGAAAAGGGCGGCGACCGCACGATAGAGGCGGAGACCGGCGACGGGAAGACCACCGTGGAGGTCAAAAGGAAGGCAGTCACCGAGGCCGAACTCGGGGTCCCCGTGTACCCGGGTGCGGTCGGGGATGTCTCCGGCAGTTACGAAGGCTCGGCGGGTCAATCGGAGACGATGAAGCACCACATGCTGAGCACGAGAGATGACTTCGACAAGGTCTTCGCATTCTACGAGTCGAAGCTCAGGAACGTCGAGAACACCATGAACCAGACTGCCGGCAGCGAGAAGATAGCGGTGTTCACCCTCGAGCCCAAGGGGGGCGTAAAGACCAGCGTGAGCATCACGTCGGACAAGGAGAACAAGGTCACGAGGATCCAGGTGATCACCTTCCGAAAGCCCGGCAAATGATCTCCGGCGCGCGGGCGGGCGACATGTCTCCAGGGCGGGTCCGCCCCTGCTGCCCGTGAACCGATCATCCGCCAGACCGTTCGCCCGGCGCCTCGGATTGACACGCACCCGCAAAAGGGCTAATATTCCCCTGGTTCGGGCGCGCAGCCCCGTGCCGTCAGAGGGTGCAGTCATGAAGAAGGCCGAAGCTTCGTCCGTGATCTACGCTCTGCGCCGCAGGGTATGCGGCTTATCCCCCGGCCGTTCGCGCCGGATGCCCGATGATCGGGGCCGATGCCTCGCCGCGCTTGCCGTCACGCTTCTGGTCTTCTCGATCGCCTTCGTATCCGCTCAGGGAAGCCGGCCGCTCGTAAAGACGACCACGATCAACGGGCCGATCAGCCCGGCGGCGGCGATGTACGTCCACCGCGCGATCGAGATCGCGGAGGACGCCAAGGCGCAGGCGCTTCTGGTCCGCCTGGACACCCCGGGCGGTCTCGACGACTCGATGCGCGCGATCATCAAGGACATCTTTGCATCGGAAGTGCCGGTGATCGTCTACGTCTCGCCGAAGGGGGCGCGGGCGGCATCCGCGGGCGCGATCATCACGATTGCGGCCCATGTGGCGGCGATGGCCCCCGGAACGGCTATAGGCGCGGCTCACCCGGTAGCGATCGGGGGAAGCGGCGGAGGCGGAGGTGAGTCCGGCGGCGAGAAGCCGAAGCAGGACGAGGTGATGAGCAAGAAGATGGAGGAGGACGCGGCGGCCTACGCGCGCTCAATC
This genomic window contains:
- a CDS encoding TIGR00730 family Rossman fold protein, whose protein sequence is MQDQPENPELDSSAQSLRLKAWESAWDAYWEGGGSSTYELPAGSPVKRERDFLMRTRTLEHEASRLHTITEEFIRGFEALYDLGPAVTVFGSARLGEDNPYYAKGMEIGAELARAGFAVVTGGGPGLMEAVNRGAREANGVSVGCNIILPDEQEPNPYVDKAIQFHYFFVRKVMLVKYSCAFVIMPGGLGTLDEMFEAATLVQTRKVGPFPLICVGSDFWSCMRDLDSRLVKAGTLRENETEFIQLTDSPQEAVEMILCALPDAVRESLVPITCP